A stretch of the Lineus longissimus chromosome 12, tnLinLong1.2, whole genome shotgun sequence genome encodes the following:
- the LOC135496708 gene encoding hyaluronidase-like, giving the protein MKFLMIILTSLAQTVLCTSVQNFAINDPPLPNDPFLTVWNAPSEKCLKKYGVFLNLTAFDIAVNPAHQFIGDVMTIFYHYQLGKFPFFLPDGRAVNGGLPQLGNLTAHLEQCKKDFRSFIPDVTFGGLAVIDLEMWLGLWEFNFGVRSNYKNKSIELVERMHPTWNKSQLVAEAKIQFDTAARKYMESTLLLARAVRPGGHWGYYHYPYCYNRKVGQSHCDLIIRERNDQMSWLYRSSASLYPSVYLSTTIPDAASYIYGTLEESFRIAYNDTTSHAPGVFLYSTYGYTDQRSKFYTEADLIKTFKQAADFGSSGVVVWGSHNDFTNKSQCIALQAYLNTTLGPFIKNITNYTRTCSQKVCSNHGRCQRKDLMALLDLSESIAKISKSIGMPDEPSSRYLYFRTWHQDSMVEYLRGVQLEFNALFQRTIRQLSSWMVKSDDYTCRCYSGWGGESCDKRI; this is encoded by the exons atgaaatttctTATGATCATTCTCACAAGTCTAGCACAAACAGTTCTATGTACTTCAGTTCAAAACTTTGCAATCAACGACCCACCTTTGCCAAATGATCCATTTCTAACTGTGTGGAACGCCCCCAGTGAAAAATGCCTAAAAAAATATGGGGTATTCCTGAACCTGACTGCCTTTGACATAGCTGTCAACCCAGCCCATCAGTTTATTGGGGATGTCATGACCATATTCTACCACTACCAGTTGGGGAAGTTTCCTTTCTTTTTACCAGATGGAAGAGCAGTAAATGGTGGGCTTCCCCAG cttgGGAATTTGACAGCACATCTggaacaatgtaagaaggacttCAGATCCTTTATACCAGATGTGACATTTGGGGGACTTGCCGTGATTGACCTCGAGATGTGGCTTGGCTTGTGGGAATTCAACTTTGGTGTGAGATCAAACTACAAAAACAAATCAATCGAACTTGTGGAGAGAATGCATCCAACTTGGAACAAGTCGCAACTCGTAGCCGAAGCCAagattcaatttgatacagCTGCAAG AAAATACATGGAATCGACCCTTCTATTGGCGAGAGCAGTGCGCCCAGGAGGACACTGGGGCTATTATCACTACCCCTATTGTTACAACCGCAAAGTAGGGCAGAGTCATTGCGACTTAATCATCAGAGAACGGAATGACCA GATGTCCTGGTTGTACAGGTCCAGTGCCAGCCTCTATCCTTCTGTGTATTTGTCCACTACAATACCGGATGCAGCCAGCTATATCTATGGAACTTTAGAAGAGAGCTTCAGGATTGCATATAATGACACCACATCACATGCCCCTGGGGTGTTTTTATACTCGACCTACGGATACACTGATCAGAGAAGTAAATTCTACACAGAG GCTGACCTCATCAAGACCTTCAAACAGGCCGCAGACTTCGGAAGTTCTGGTGTTGTTGTTTGGGGATCCCACAACGACTTTACGAACAAGAGCCAATGCATCGCCCTCCAGGCCTACCTCAATACGACACTAGGCCCATTCATAAAAAACATCACAAACTACACAAGAACGTGCAGTCAAAAGGTGTGCAGTAACCATGGACGGTGCCAGAGGAAGGATTTGATGGCGCTGTTAGATTTGTCTGAATCAATTGCAAAGATATCTAAATCTATCGGAATGCCCGATGAACCATCCTCGAGGTATTTGTATTTTCGCACTTGGCATCAGGACTCGATGGTGGAGTATCTTCGTGGTGTTCAGTTAGAGTTCAATGCATTGtttcagaggacaatcagacaGTTGTCTTCATGGATGGTCAAGTCTGACGACTACACATGTCGGTGTTACTCTGGTTGGGGTGGAGAAAGTTGTGATAAAAGGATTTGA